One Candidatus Bathyarchaeota archaeon genomic window carries:
- a CDS encoding sodium-translocating pyrophosphatase — protein sequence MEPWLIAPIAALISIVVGLYFYRYVDKQDSGNEKMREISDAIRLGARAFIKREYTVLFMFVGVISVLLLLFLPKPIWTGNILENVSLMLAYIFGSAFSALAGFLGLSIATKANAKVANGAQQGLNRAFPIGFRGGAVMGFSVVGIGLLGISVVYFLTGDPQIVLGFSFGASALALFAKAGGGIYTKTADISADLVGKVELDLPEDDPRNPAVIADNVGDNVGDVAGMGADLFDSYVASIVAVMILGAALSLTGGTLYIQIPLVFAAVGIFASIIGSLSIRIGKKGNPGFALNMGTYITCTIFAVLTAITTYVLAYDWRIWGAATIGMVAGVIIGVTTDYFTSEDKAPVLKTAEASKSGPAINIITGFSYGLRSIILPLIGIGVAAAVSYLLLEPLGGVTFGVFGISMAAVGMLSIVGLTVSNDAYGPIVDNAKGVAEQSGLSEEVIAITDQLDAAGNTAKAITKGFAIGAAGLTVISLLAAFQEIAASAGHVAVFDIMNPMVLLGALIGVAIPAVFSAMLMLGVGKNAERMIAEIRRQFNEIPGLREGKPGVKPDYAKCVDIATVGAIRELMPASVVIIVATLLVGFIGGINALGGFLAGAILSSLLLALLMSNAGGLWDNAKKLIETGVHGGKGSEAHKAAVVGDTVGDPFKDTAGPSLNTMITVMSLVASLFAALIVQYNLLGLLGIGA from the coding sequence TTGGAACCATGGTTAATAGCACCAATAGCTGCATTAATTTCAATTGTAGTCGGACTTTACTTCTATAGATACGTAGACAAACAAGACAGCGGAAACGAAAAAATGCGGGAAATCTCCGATGCAATCAGGCTTGGAGCCCGTGCTTTCATAAAGCGAGAATACACGGTATTATTCATGTTCGTCGGCGTCATTTCTGTTCTGTTACTCCTCTTCCTTCCTAAACCAATCTGGACAGGCAACATACTAGAAAATGTTTCACTCATGTTAGCCTACATCTTCGGCTCAGCATTCTCCGCACTAGCAGGCTTTCTAGGCTTAAGCATCGCAACCAAAGCCAACGCCAAAGTCGCCAACGGCGCCCAACAAGGCTTAAACAGGGCGTTTCCAATTGGCTTCCGAGGTGGCGCAGTCATGGGTTTCTCAGTTGTCGGCATAGGATTACTAGGTATAAGCGTCGTCTATTTCCTAACAGGCGACCCACAAATCGTCTTAGGCTTTAGCTTCGGAGCCAGTGCTCTCGCGCTATTCGCCAAGGCAGGCGGTGGCATCTACACTAAAACTGCAGACATTAGCGCTGACCTTGTTGGCAAAGTAGAACTTGACCTGCCAGAAGACGACCCAAGAAACCCTGCCGTGATTGCTGACAACGTTGGCGACAACGTGGGCGATGTTGCTGGAATGGGCGCAGACCTGTTTGACTCTTACGTCGCAAGCATCGTTGCAGTCATGATTCTGGGCGCAGCGCTCTCCTTAACTGGTGGTACTTTGTACATTCAGATACCGCTGGTATTTGCAGCTGTAGGCATATTCGCTTCCATAATCGGGTCACTGAGCATTAGAATCGGCAAAAAAGGCAACCCCGGATTCGCCCTAAATATGGGCACATACATAACATGCACCATCTTTGCAGTCTTAACAGCTATAACAACATATGTTTTGGCATACGACTGGAGAATCTGGGGCGCAGCCACCATCGGCATGGTCGCAGGCGTTATAATCGGAGTAACAACAGACTACTTTACTTCAGAAGATAAAGCGCCAGTGCTAAAGACTGCTGAGGCTTCAAAAAGCGGTCCTGCCATAAATATCATCACAGGCTTCTCGTATGGTCTACGAAGCATAATTTTACCATTGATTGGCATAGGCGTCGCAGCGGCAGTTTCGTACTTGCTTCTTGAACCTTTAGGCGGAGTCACCTTCGGAGTTTTCGGGATTTCAATGGCGGCAGTCGGCATGCTTTCAATCGTCGGCTTAACAGTTTCAAACGATGCGTATGGTCCAATCGTTGACAATGCTAAAGGAGTTGCTGAGCAATCAGGACTAAGCGAGGAAGTTATTGCTATTACTGACCAACTTGACGCTGCAGGAAACACCGCTAAAGCCATAACGAAAGGCTTCGCTATCGGCGCTGCAGGTTTAACGGTGATTTCACTTCTGGCTGCTTTCCAAGAAATCGCGGCAAGCGCTGGTCACGTTGCAGTCTTTGACATCATGAACCCGATGGTTTTGCTTGGAGCGCTTATCGGAGTAGCTATCCCTGCTGTATTCTCAGCGATGCTTATGTTAGGTGTAGGCAAAAATGCAGAACGAATGATAGCTGAAATCAGAAGACAATTCAACGAAATTCCAGGCCTAAGAGAAGGCAAACCAGGCGTAAAACCTGACTATGCCAAATGTGTCGACATCGCAACCGTAGGTGCAATTCGCGAGTTAATGCCTGCCAGCGTTGTAATCATTGTAGCTACGCTACTAGTCGGCTTCATTGGCGGAATCAACGCACTAGGCGGCTTCTTGGCTGGCGCTATACTGTCAAGTTTGCTTTTGGCTCTGCTTATGTCTAACGCAGGAGGATTATGGGATAACGCAAAGAAACTCATCGAAACAGGAGTTCATGGCGGTAAAGGTTCAGAAGCGCACAAAGCAGCGGTTGTCGGTGATACGGTTGGTGACCCATTCAAGGATACTGCTGGTCCTTCGTTGAATACGATGATTACGGTTATGTCGCTTGTAGCTTCACTGTTTGCAGCATTAATTGTGCAGTACAACCTTCTAGGCTTGCTAGGCATAGGTGCCTAA
- a CDS encoding cation-translocating P-type ATPase: MAKQWHGKTLEEVTGELNVTNKGLTSQEAQERLKKYGYNELVAKKRRTALHMFLDEFKDVFILLLIAATIISAVIGYYDILTGTAEGVLEAFADALIIGIIVLLVAITGFVQEFRTEKALDAMKKLTAPKARVIRDGQEVIIPAKELVPGDILVLESGDHVPADARVMEAIELKTSEAILTGESTPVNKGTAVVNDETPISERRNMLFTATHVVYGRGKAVIVNTGMNTEFGKIAEMVQTTEDEETPLQKKLNKFAGKLAKIVVGVCVLIFVLEIFDVIRTGQLIINDFILAFMSAISLAISAVPEGLPAIVTVALALGAREFARRNAIVRRLSSAESLGAVTVICSDKTGTITKGEMTVREVYADNEFLELTGVGYEPKGECTQNGAAVKPKPEAELLFRMGVLNNNAQLRKKSDNSGYEIFGDPTEGALITAAEKACVLKQEVENAYPRIREIPFTSERKRMTTLHKTPEGKVVAYTKGAPETILERCKFILENGKETKLTKAKADKILEANAKLAGDALRVLAFAYKSLPEQSEEISDDAIEQDLVFVGLQGMIDPPRQEAIDANKTCRKAGIKTVMITGDHKLTAVAVAREVGIFQEGDLVLTGTELDQLNDEEFAEKVEKVSVYARVSPEHKLRIVNALKKRGHIVAMTGDGVNDAPAVKAADVGVSMGITGTDVTKEASDLILTDDNFATIVKAVEEGRVIYDNIRKYARFLISCNFDELLVIGSFALLGGIFGNWLFPLPLLPAMILWINLVTDGAPAVALATDPPDVDVMSRPPRKPNEGILHGMGRFIVLSFILQSIGTILVFSLEYYIFPSHPWMINGVIDEAARQLTYEEATTTAFVQAAMFELLVVWNCRSEKRSVWRMGRDAFKNKFFVIAEIISIAATLGICYLPITQQLFHLVPLSITDLAYVIGISALALLVLPEFTMNKKLWKWS, from the coding sequence GTGGCGAAACAATGGCATGGTAAAACGCTTGAAGAAGTAACAGGCGAACTAAACGTTACAAATAAGGGATTAACTAGTCAAGAAGCACAAGAACGACTCAAGAAATATGGTTACAACGAACTCGTGGCAAAGAAACGCCGAACCGCTCTCCACATGTTCCTCGACGAGTTCAAAGATGTTTTCATTCTCCTTTTAATCGCTGCCACTATAATTTCGGCAGTTATCGGATATTACGACATACTTACTGGCACGGCAGAAGGCGTTTTAGAAGCCTTCGCTGACGCCTTAATTATCGGAATAATTGTGCTTTTAGTCGCCATTACAGGGTTTGTGCAGGAATTCCGCACTGAAAAAGCCTTGGACGCTATGAAAAAGCTAACGGCGCCCAAAGCGCGGGTAATTCGAGACGGGCAAGAAGTTATCATTCCAGCCAAGGAACTTGTTCCCGGCGACATTTTGGTCTTGGAATCAGGCGACCATGTGCCTGCAGACGCACGAGTTATGGAAGCCATTGAGCTTAAAACAAGTGAAGCCATCTTAACAGGTGAATCGACACCGGTAAATAAGGGCACAGCAGTTGTAAACGATGAAACTCCTATTTCTGAAAGGCGCAACATGCTGTTTACAGCTACGCATGTTGTTTATGGAAGAGGAAAAGCTGTTATAGTCAACACTGGCATGAACACGGAGTTCGGCAAAATCGCTGAAATGGTTCAAACAACCGAAGACGAGGAAACCCCCCTGCAGAAGAAACTCAACAAATTCGCAGGGAAACTAGCAAAGATTGTAGTTGGAGTTTGCGTCCTAATATTTGTCCTCGAAATCTTCGATGTCATCAGAACGGGCCAACTCATAATTAACGATTTCATCTTAGCCTTCATGTCAGCCATATCGCTGGCGATTTCCGCTGTCCCAGAAGGCTTACCCGCCATAGTTACGGTGGCTTTGGCTCTTGGAGCACGCGAATTTGCAAGACGTAACGCCATCGTTCGCAGACTATCCTCTGCTGAGAGCCTTGGTGCGGTGACAGTTATCTGCTCTGACAAGACGGGTACGATAACAAAAGGTGAAATGACTGTTCGAGAAGTATACGCTGATAACGAATTCTTAGAGCTTACGGGTGTTGGTTATGAGCCGAAAGGAGAATGTACACAGAACGGAGCCGCTGTTAAACCTAAACCTGAAGCAGAACTGCTCTTCAGAATGGGTGTCTTAAACAATAACGCTCAACTTCGAAAGAAGAGCGATAATAGTGGTTATGAAATCTTTGGCGACCCAACCGAAGGCGCCTTAATTACTGCTGCTGAAAAAGCATGTGTCCTAAAGCAAGAGGTTGAGAATGCTTATCCACGCATCAGGGAAATTCCTTTCACCTCTGAGCGCAAACGCATGACCACCTTGCATAAAACCCCTGAGGGCAAAGTTGTGGCTTACACGAAGGGTGCTCCAGAGACCATACTGGAGAGATGCAAGTTTATTCTTGAGAACGGTAAAGAAACGAAACTTACAAAGGCAAAAGCAGACAAGATTTTAGAAGCAAACGCAAAACTGGCCGGGGATGCACTACGTGTTCTAGCTTTCGCATACAAATCTTTGCCAGAGCAGAGTGAGGAAATCAGCGATGATGCGATTGAGCAAGACCTTGTTTTTGTAGGCTTACAAGGCATGATTGACCCACCCCGACAAGAGGCCATTGACGCAAACAAAACTTGCCGCAAAGCTGGAATAAAAACAGTTATGATAACGGGCGACCACAAACTTACTGCTGTTGCAGTTGCTCGTGAAGTAGGCATATTCCAAGAAGGCGACTTGGTCTTAACTGGAACAGAACTAGACCAACTCAATGATGAAGAATTTGCTGAGAAAGTTGAGAAGGTCTCAGTTTACGCACGTGTGTCGCCAGAGCACAAATTGCGTATTGTGAACGCATTAAAGAAAAGAGGTCACATTGTAGCCATGACAGGCGACGGCGTCAACGATGCACCCGCAGTCAAAGCCGCTGATGTTGGCGTTTCAATGGGCATAACAGGCACCGACGTAACCAAAGAAGCCTCCGACTTAATTCTGACAGATGACAACTTTGCCACTATCGTTAAAGCCGTGGAGGAAGGCAGAGTCATTTACGACAACATACGCAAGTACGCGCGTTTCCTAATCTCATGCAATTTCGATGAATTATTAGTCATCGGATCATTCGCACTCTTAGGCGGAATCTTCGGCAACTGGCTATTCCCATTGCCGTTGCTCCCTGCGATGATACTCTGGATAAACCTCGTAACAGATGGCGCCCCAGCAGTGGCTCTCGCAACCGACCCGCCTGATGTCGATGTCATGAGTAGACCACCTAGGAAACCTAATGAGGGCATATTGCATGGCATGGGCAGATTCATCGTGCTATCGTTTATTTTGCAGTCAATCGGAACAATTTTAGTGTTCAGTTTGGAATACTACATATTCCCGTCACACCCATGGATGATAAACGGTGTAATCGACGAAGCAGCAAGACAACTAACCTATGAAGAAGCGACAACAACAGCGTTCGTTCAAGCAGCCATGTTTGAGTTACTGGTTGTCTGGAACTGCCGCTCAGAAAAACGTAGTGTCTGGCGCATGGGAAGAGACGCGTTCAAGAACAAGTTCTTCGTCATTGCAGAAATAATCTCTATCGCTGCAACATTAGGCATATGCTACTTACCAATTACACAGCAACTCTTCCACCTTGTACCCTTGAGCATCACGGACTTAGCGTACGTAATCGGCATTTCAGCGTTGGCACTATTGGTGTTACCTGAATTTACAATGAACAAGAAGCTTTGGAAGTGGAGCTAG
- a CDS encoding cation-translocating P-type ATPase, giving the protein MSNVWHSFEKEEALRALSSDEAGLGFEEAKKRLAQYGPNELRKEKGKSPLKLFVSQFTDILMVILILAMLLSLSLGIYENSMEEIYGAIIIFAIILASAALGFTQEFRSEKAVEALKRMTAPTASVLRNGKETKVPASELVPGDIIVLYTGDKIPADARLIEAVNLKVDEAALTGESAPVGKSTEALPEDTDLNDRQNMVFTGTIVAYGRAKAVVTTTGMATEFGKIATMVQSTSQEQTPLERRMGSVGKWIGILAIIVCISVAALGIIQQRDILTMILWAVSLAVAAVPEALPAIVTGALAVGMYRMARVNTIVKRLPAVETLGSTSVICSDKTGTMTKGEMTVQRIYINGSFIKVTGIGYAPVGEFQCEGKTICAGDELKMLLRAGNLCNDAKLQKEKEKWTINGDPTEGALIVAAAKAGVSKEELEAQEPRIAEIPFSSERKRMTTIHETKDKKRIAYMKGAPEVVLEKCSSILKDGKVVELSKETRVELLKVTEAMALQALRNLGFAYKELGSGSSFEEKDEHDFVFVGIVGMIDPPRDEVKQAIHLCRDAGIRVVMITGDHKLTATAVARELNLVGEDDQDKILTGAELDKISDEQLVEMVDRISIYARVAPEHKTKIVKAWKAKNQVVAMTGDGVNDAPALKMADIGIAMGISGTEVTKEASDMVLADDNFASIVKAVREGREIYDNIKKYLTYLLRCNIMEIIVMFVAVISVPYIAALVSPGADVVAIGEATIALTAVQILWVNLTTDGLPAIALGLDPGDPDLMQRKPRDPKESLFTRDVKIYLTAAPILMSALLLLGYFIYRPWEGAQQLIEARTQLFTAIILMELANALAARSLKYPTVKVGLFKNKFLWYAIASSMVLQLIVLYVPGVQGIFGVARPELMDWALAILFAGIAFAALEIGKYIGCRKAKAC; this is encoded by the coding sequence ATATCGAACGTTTGGCATTCATTTGAAAAAGAAGAGGCTTTAAGGGCGCTTAGCTCTGATGAGGCTGGTTTGGGTTTTGAAGAAGCAAAAAAGCGTTTAGCTCAATATGGACCTAATGAATTAAGGAAAGAAAAAGGCAAATCGCCGCTCAAACTTTTTGTGTCACAGTTCACCGACATTCTCATGGTCATTCTTATCCTTGCCATGCTCTTGTCTTTAAGTTTAGGCATCTACGAAAACTCAATGGAGGAAATATACGGTGCAATCATTATCTTCGCCATTATCCTTGCCAGCGCAGCATTAGGCTTCACGCAAGAATTCCGAAGTGAAAAAGCCGTCGAAGCACTAAAACGCATGACCGCTCCAACAGCCAGTGTTCTTCGTAACGGAAAAGAAACAAAGGTTCCTGCCAGCGAGCTTGTTCCAGGCGACATCATTGTACTTTACACTGGTGACAAGATTCCTGCAGATGCCAGGCTAATCGAGGCAGTTAACCTCAAAGTTGATGAAGCTGCATTAACAGGTGAATCAGCTCCAGTTGGTAAATCTACTGAAGCATTGCCTGAAGATACTGATCTAAATGACAGACAAAACATGGTTTTCACTGGAACAATCGTTGCTTACGGAAGAGCAAAAGCAGTGGTTACAACCACAGGAATGGCTACTGAATTTGGCAAAATCGCAACAATGGTCCAGTCAACAAGCCAAGAACAAACCCCCCTTGAAAGAAGAATGGGCAGTGTTGGCAAATGGATAGGCATACTAGCCATAATTGTTTGCATCAGCGTTGCCGCCCTTGGAATTATTCAACAAAGAGACATACTCACCATGATTCTGTGGGCAGTAAGCCTAGCCGTCGCGGCTGTCCCTGAAGCGTTACCTGCAATTGTAACTGGCGCTCTTGCAGTAGGTATGTATCGAATGGCTAGAGTCAACACCATCGTTAAACGTCTTCCAGCTGTTGAAACTTTGGGGTCAACGAGTGTAATTTGCTCAGACAAGACAGGAACAATGACTAAAGGCGAAATGACCGTTCAACGCATTTACATCAATGGCAGTTTCATCAAAGTTACAGGCATAGGCTACGCTCCTGTAGGCGAATTTCAATGCGAAGGAAAAACCATCTGTGCAGGTGACGAGTTAAAGATGCTTTTGCGAGCGGGAAACTTATGCAACGATGCCAAACTCCAAAAAGAAAAGGAAAAATGGACAATTAACGGTGACCCCACAGAAGGCGCTTTAATAGTTGCCGCCGCAAAAGCAGGTGTCTCTAAAGAAGAGCTTGAGGCGCAAGAGCCCCGAATAGCGGAGATTCCGTTTTCTTCCGAGCGCAAACGCATGACGACAATCCATGAAACCAAAGACAAGAAAAGAATTGCTTACATGAAGGGTGCTCCTGAGGTTGTGCTGGAAAAATGCTCAAGCATCCTCAAAGACGGCAAGGTTGTAGAGTTATCAAAGGAAACTCGTGTTGAACTGTTAAAAGTTACTGAAGCCATGGCGCTCCAAGCGCTGAGAAATTTGGGCTTTGCCTATAAGGAACTGGGTTCTGGCTCAAGCTTTGAAGAGAAGGATGAGCATGATTTTGTTTTCGTTGGCATTGTAGGTATGATTGATCCTCCACGTGACGAAGTTAAACAAGCCATTCATCTTTGCCGTGATGCCGGCATTAGAGTTGTTATGATTACTGGCGACCATAAATTAACTGCTACAGCGGTTGCTAGAGAACTCAACCTCGTCGGCGAGGACGATCAAGATAAAATCCTAACAGGTGCGGAGCTTGATAAAATTAGTGATGAGCAGTTAGTTGAGATGGTGGATAGGATTTCGATTTATGCGCGGGTTGCTCCTGAGCACAAGACCAAGATTGTTAAGGCTTGGAAGGCAAAGAATCAAGTTGTAGCAATGACTGGTGACGGCGTTAACGACGCTCCTGCGCTGAAGATGGCTGATATTGGCATTGCGATGGGGATAAGCGGCACCGAAGTCACCAAAGAAGCCTCAGACATGGTTCTTGCTGACGACAACTTTGCATCCATAGTTAAGGCTGTGCGCGAAGGCAGAGAGATTTATGATAACATCAAAAAATACCTAACTTACCTGTTGCGCTGCAACATTATGGAAATTATTGTTATGTTTGTGGCGGTGATTTCTGTACCTTACATTGCTGCTTTGGTTTCGCCAGGCGCAGATGTCGTTGCTATTGGTGAGGCTACTATTGCTTTAACTGCTGTTCAGATTCTGTGGGTTAACTTGACGACTGATGGTTTGCCAGCTATTGCTTTAGGTCTCGACCCTGGCGACCCAGATTTGATGCAACGTAAGCCTCGCGACCCAAAGGAGAGCCTATTCACACGTGATGTCAAGATTTACCTCACTGCTGCCCCGATACTGATGAGCGCATTGCTTTTGTTAGGTTACTTCATTTACAGACCGTGGGAGGGGGCTCAGCAATTGATTGAGGCGCGTACGCAATTGTTCACGGCAATTATCTTGATGGAGTTGGCTAATGCTTTGGCTGCGCGGTCATTGAAGTACCCGACGGTTAAGGTTGGCTTGTTCAAGAACAAGTTCTTGTGGTATGCGATAGCCTCGTCTATGGTGCTTCAGCTAATAGTACTCTATGTTCCTGGTGTTCAGGGTATCTTTGGTGTAGCGCGTCCAGAGTTGATGGATTGGGCATTGGCGATTCTGTTTGCAGGTATTGCGTTTGCCGCGCTGGAAATCGGCAAATACATTGGTTGCAGAAAAGCAAAGGCATGTTAG
- a CDS encoding acetate uptake transporter, with protein sequence MTLVEKLANPAPLGLLGFGLTTVLLNLHNAGLFGLDSMIVAMGIAYGGLAQVIVGIMEFKKGNTFGTVAFTSYGLFWWSLVTLWAVPRLSFFNAGGLAPIGAPSNTAMAAYFFMWGLFTFAMFFGTLKANRALQFVFMSLAVLFFLLTARELLGNPQWFNTIVGIEGVICGSSAVYLAFAEILNETHQRTILPICPVD encoded by the coding sequence ATGACGTTAGTTGAAAAGTTAGCGAATCCTGCTCCTTTGGGGCTGTTGGGCTTTGGCTTAACGACGGTACTGTTAAATTTGCATAATGCTGGCTTGTTTGGGCTTGACTCGATGATTGTAGCTATGGGCATTGCTTACGGCGGTTTAGCGCAGGTTATCGTGGGCATCATGGAGTTTAAGAAGGGAAACACGTTTGGTACTGTTGCGTTTACGTCCTATGGGCTTTTCTGGTGGTCTCTGGTGACGCTTTGGGCTGTTCCGCGTTTGTCATTCTTTAATGCTGGTGGTTTAGCGCCAATCGGTGCTCCGTCGAACACGGCGATGGCGGCGTACTTCTTTATGTGGGGTTTGTTTACCTTTGCTATGTTCTTTGGAACGCTTAAGGCTAATCGTGCTTTGCAGTTTGTGTTCATGAGTTTGGCGGTACTGTTCTTTTTGCTGACGGCGCGTGAGTTGCTTGGCAACCCACAATGGTTTAACACAATCGTAGGAATTGAAGGCGTAATATGCGGTTCCAGCGCAGTTTACCTTGCATTTGCTGAAATCTTAAATGAAACGCACCAGAGAACGATTTTGCCGATATGCCCAGTTGACTAA